From Alteromonas australica, one genomic window encodes:
- a CDS encoding glycosyltransferase family 2 protein, with the protein MHLPVSVVTIVKSRTEKLCHLIEQLEHCHPSPAELVIVWMSSPSELSLIRSEKFDIVHKFVNQDDLPIARARNKGLLEAKHDTLVYMNVDAICAPNFIEAGLREWSQHSVLHTKVKMIDAECWHLDHNLISASMSSETTLTDSDANDTPKKDTPSEDGPSEDNNEIPHRDQITIKQENHHGKFSHDSICSTVFFINKTDFEKTGGFDEGYSGFGINDEDFFTNCRTLGFAIKEIPQITFLPERPNYQCPVNHLLDFVKNAERYYSKWGKYPRPDVLDAYAEAGYINQDYIENGIQVLQLPNASKNEDDTETPMQTSPELSAASITPSRMAAQVDKQVTQLRNLNTGVEQDTHDAAANNAIVASRVYTA; encoded by the coding sequence ATGCACTTACCAGTAAGCGTAGTTACCATAGTAAAAAGCCGTACTGAAAAGCTCTGTCACTTGATTGAGCAACTAGAACATTGTCACCCCTCGCCAGCTGAACTCGTTATTGTATGGATGTCTTCACCGTCTGAACTGTCTCTTATACGAAGCGAAAAATTCGATATTGTGCACAAATTTGTCAACCAAGACGATTTACCCATCGCAAGAGCCAGAAACAAAGGCTTGCTTGAAGCAAAACATGACACCCTCGTCTATATGAACGTTGATGCCATATGTGCGCCAAACTTCATTGAAGCAGGCCTTAGAGAATGGTCACAACATAGCGTTCTGCACACCAAGGTAAAAATGATAGACGCAGAATGCTGGCACCTCGACCACAATCTAATCAGCGCGTCGATGTCGTCTGAAACCACACTAACAGACAGTGATGCCAACGACACACCTAAAAAAGATACTCCTTCAGAAGATGGCCCCTCTGAAGACAACAACGAAATCCCTCACCGAGACCAAATAACAATTAAGCAGGAAAATCATCATGGAAAGTTTAGTCACGATAGTATTTGTTCTACAGTGTTTTTTATTAATAAGACAGATTTCGAGAAAACCGGCGGTTTCGATGAAGGCTACAGCGGCTTCGGAATAAACGACGAAGATTTTTTCACCAATTGCAGAACTTTAGGGTTCGCCATTAAAGAAATACCACAAATCACCTTCTTACCTGAGCGGCCGAATTATCAATGCCCGGTTAATCACCTACTGGATTTCGTTAAGAACGCTGAACGTTACTATTCGAAATGGGGCAAGTACCCCCGCCCCGACGTGCTAGATGCCTACGCCGAAGCAGGCTATATCAATCAAGACTATATTGAAAATGGCATTCAGGTTTTACAACTTCCTAACGCAAGTAAAAACGAAGACGATACAGAGACACCCATGCAAACATCGCCAGAATTGAGCGCTGCATCTATCACGCCCTCACGTATGGCAGCTCAGGTAGACAAGCAGGTTACGCAGCTACGGAACCTAAATACAGGTGTAGAACAAGACACCCATGATGCAGCCGCAAACAACGCTATCGTTGCCTCACGTGTTTACACTGCGTAA
- a CDS encoding TRAP transporter substrate-binding protein, producing MSCSSEEVDPDITVLRIGHSLDTQHSVHKAMEYLGERLAYYSNGTMNVVIYPNSQLGTEREMIELLQIGSLAMTKVSASPLEGFAPEMKIFSIPYLFRDSEHFWRVLNSDLGSALLTGIEDYRLKGLGYYDAGSRSFYTNDKPIRQPSDLSGLKIRVLNSPTAVASVRALGGAATPVSWGELYTALQQGVVDGAENNPPSYYLSRHYEISRYYSLDEHTSVPDVMLASLPVWNRLTDTQKEWLTKAMADSVQYQRQLWKTSTIESLAKVKAEGVSVIYPDKAPFLEAVKPLHESFNGTPIGGLIQDIKGM from the coding sequence ATGAGTTGCTCCAGCGAGGAGGTCGACCCGGATATCACTGTCCTTCGCATTGGTCATTCTTTGGATACACAACACTCAGTGCACAAGGCGATGGAGTATTTAGGTGAGCGGCTCGCCTATTATTCTAACGGAACCATGAATGTGGTTATTTACCCCAATAGTCAATTGGGCACTGAGCGCGAAATGATTGAGCTATTGCAGATTGGCTCTTTAGCAATGACGAAAGTGTCCGCCAGTCCCTTGGAAGGCTTTGCGCCTGAAATGAAAATATTCAGCATTCCTTATTTGTTTAGAGATAGCGAGCATTTCTGGCGCGTTCTTAATAGTGATCTAGGCAGCGCACTGCTTACCGGTATCGAAGATTATCGCTTAAAGGGCTTAGGCTACTATGACGCAGGCAGCCGCAGTTTTTATACCAATGACAAACCCATTCGCCAACCCAGTGACCTAAGCGGCCTTAAAATTCGCGTGTTAAACAGCCCAACCGCCGTTGCGAGCGTTCGTGCACTAGGCGGCGCAGCCACGCCCGTGTCATGGGGAGAGCTATATACTGCGTTACAGCAGGGTGTGGTAGACGGGGCTGAAAATAACCCGCCAAGTTATTACCTGTCTCGTCACTATGAAATTTCACGATATTACAGCCTCGATGAACATACGAGTGTGCCTGACGTTATGCTTGCTTCACTGCCGGTTTGGAACCGCCTTACTGATACTCAAAAGGAGTGGCTAACCAAAGCCATGGCCGATTCGGTGCAATACCAGCGTCAGCTTTGGAAAACGTCCACTATCGAGTCTCTTGCCAAAGTGAAAGCCGAAGGCGTCTCGGTCATCTACCCCGATAAAGCGCCTTTCTTAGAAGCGGTAAAGCCGCTTCATGAAAGCTTTAACGGCACACCAATAGGTGGGCTTATCCAAGACATTAAGGGGATGTAA
- the gntA gene encoding guanitoxin biosynthesis heme-dependent pre-guanitoxin N-hydroxylase GntA — translation MSLLKPNLSAQLSEFIAQPAFPCAGAKTALTKDQVHVKQYDDLSCEMNNIDMLSDIYDFIHQFNMEKDIYSSLVFTFELPDVLNETVFDKLLWRKLQQLHEIDACINDWDENVADDPHHPNFSFSLGGCAFFIIGLHPAASRKSRRFSRPALVFNLHAQFEALKEQGKFTPLRDHIREQDAIFCGSENTLLDNHGESSEALQYSGKQQPKNWQCPFHAASN, via the coding sequence ATGTCACTTTTAAAACCGAATCTCTCAGCGCAACTTAGTGAGTTTATAGCTCAGCCTGCATTTCCATGTGCAGGCGCAAAAACCGCGCTCACCAAAGATCAAGTACACGTAAAACAGTACGACGATCTATCCTGTGAAATGAATAATATTGATATGCTTTCGGATATTTACGATTTTATTCATCAATTCAACATGGAAAAAGACATTTACTCGTCGTTGGTATTTACCTTTGAACTCCCAGATGTACTGAACGAAACTGTGTTCGACAAACTGTTGTGGAGAAAGCTGCAACAACTCCATGAAATTGACGCATGCATAAATGACTGGGACGAGAATGTGGCCGACGATCCACATCACCCTAATTTCAGTTTCAGTTTAGGCGGCTGTGCCTTTTTCATTATTGGCCTGCACCCTGCGGCTTCGCGTAAAAGCAGGCGCTTTTCACGGCCAGCACTGGTTTTTAACCTTCATGCGCAATTTGAAGCGTTAAAAGAACAAGGCAAGTTCACTCCGTTACGGGATCATATCAGAGAGCAAGATGCTATTTTTTGTGGCAGTGAAAATACGCTGCTCGACAATCATGGAGAATCCTCGGAGGCCCTGCAGTACAGTGGCAAGCAACAGCCTAAAAACTGGCAATGCCCGTTCCACGCTGCATCAAATTAA
- a CDS encoding DUF4861 family protein, which produces MNKVMKLGLVLLPILTACDNAKNIKEKGVLVNNPAEGGTMTQWVSVPVPDAESQWRVKGVPSEWRNTPEGGKALFAAINVAPGASEYYPLTRISAGQPVEDFAHAELSIRTGGEWNGTVYEAQEFSFETVEHFVAPEQLTDHSYYLRYEGPGWESDKVGYRLYFDWRNAIDVFVKTGSDPVLSKVGQDGYDSYHSLSEWGGDALKVGKSLGVGALGRKTDDGILHFQYVDNTSYTLLENSQTSASFKVNYENWALDENGSAGVDIQTVYRINAFDPTTHINVKASEAASGIVAGLVAHDNTQVIDVKGAEWGVIGTWGPQSVLGDQDKLGLAVFYRLDQVVGVEKGEFDHLVMFKPLTAFEYKILAVWPQRDEAIHSAEAFSTLLEDKLNAFENPISVQVVEK; this is translated from the coding sequence ATGAATAAAGTCATGAAGTTAGGTTTGGTTTTATTGCCAATATTGACGGCGTGCGATAATGCAAAAAATATAAAAGAAAAGGGTGTGCTGGTTAATAACCCAGCAGAAGGGGGCACGATGACACAATGGGTTTCCGTACCGGTACCCGACGCGGAATCACAATGGCGGGTAAAGGGGGTGCCATCTGAATGGCGCAATACGCCGGAAGGCGGAAAAGCACTTTTTGCCGCCATTAACGTGGCGCCAGGCGCTTCGGAGTATTATCCCCTAACCAGAATTAGCGCAGGCCAACCCGTTGAAGATTTTGCGCATGCAGAGCTTTCGATCAGAACCGGCGGCGAATGGAACGGCACGGTATATGAAGCACAAGAATTTTCCTTCGAAACGGTGGAACACTTTGTTGCACCTGAGCAGCTTACCGATCATTCTTATTATTTACGCTACGAAGGGCCAGGCTGGGAATCCGACAAAGTAGGCTATCGTCTATATTTCGATTGGCGTAATGCGATTGATGTATTTGTGAAAACAGGAAGCGACCCGGTTCTATCAAAAGTAGGTCAGGATGGTTACGACAGTTATCATTCACTCAGTGAGTGGGGGGGAGATGCGCTTAAAGTAGGTAAATCTTTGGGTGTTGGCGCCCTTGGAAGAAAGACCGACGATGGCATATTACATTTTCAATATGTAGATAATACGTCTTATACCTTGCTTGAGAACAGTCAGACTTCAGCCTCTTTTAAAGTGAATTATGAAAACTGGGCTTTGGATGAAAACGGTTCAGCGGGGGTAGACATTCAAACGGTATACCGAATTAATGCATTTGACCCAACCACCCATATTAACGTGAAAGCATCAGAAGCCGCGTCAGGAATAGTGGCGGGGTTAGTCGCGCATGATAATACACAAGTTATTGATGTAAAAGGCGCTGAGTGGGGCGTGATTGGGACGTGGGGGCCTCAAAGTGTGCTAGGCGACCAAGATAAATTGGGCCTAGCGGTATTTTACAGGCTAGACCAAGTCGTCGGCGTAGAAAAAGGCGAATTCGATCACTTAGTGATGTTCAAGCCATTAACCGCATTCGAATACAAAATTCTGGCGGTGTGGCCTCAAAGAGACGAGGCCATTCATTCAGCCGAAGCATTCTCTACCCTGCTTGAAGACAAGTTAAACGCGTTTGAAAACCCGATAAGTGTTCAAGTCGTTGAAAAATAA
- the kduD gene encoding 2-dehydro-3-deoxy-D-gluconate 5-dehydrogenase KduD, whose product MVNFSLEGKRALVTGASRGIGQALSLALAQAGAHVICASSRAGGCDHTVSKILATGGSANAVSADLSNSEQVAAMAEEAMGLKGNIDILVNNGGTIHRAPATDFPLSAWQHVLAVNLDSAFILSQAIGRNMIQQQQGKIINIASMLSYSGGITVPAYTASKHAIAGLTKALANEWGQFNIQVNAIAPGYIKTDNTQALQDDEKRSSEICARIPAGRWGQTDDLAGAVVFLASQASNYVNGHTLAVDGGFLAR is encoded by the coding sequence ATGGTGAACTTCAGTTTAGAAGGCAAAAGAGCGCTGGTTACAGGGGCTAGTCGAGGAATTGGTCAAGCCCTATCTCTTGCGCTCGCCCAGGCTGGCGCGCATGTTATCTGTGCAAGCTCTCGCGCCGGAGGCTGCGACCACACAGTAAGTAAAATCCTGGCAACGGGGGGGTCTGCCAATGCGGTAAGCGCAGATTTGTCTAATTCAGAGCAAGTTGCGGCCATGGCAGAAGAAGCGATGGGGCTAAAAGGCAATATCGATATTTTAGTCAATAATGGGGGCACTATCCATAGGGCACCAGCCACCGACTTCCCGCTATCAGCGTGGCAACATGTGCTTGCGGTTAATCTTGATTCTGCGTTTATTTTAAGCCAAGCCATAGGCCGCAACATGATTCAGCAACAGCAAGGGAAAATTATCAATATTGCCTCAATGCTGAGTTACTCTGGCGGTATCACTGTACCTGCCTATACCGCAAGCAAACACGCCATTGCGGGTCTTACCAAAGCATTAGCGAATGAATGGGGTCAATTCAATATTCAAGTGAATGCCATAGCACCAGGCTATATCAAAACTGACAACACTCAAGCACTGCAAGATGATGAAAAACGCAGTAGCGAAATATGTGCTCGAATACCTGCTGGACGATGGGGGCAAACCGATGATCTCGCTGGCGCTGTGGTTTTTTTAGCCAGCCAAGCCAGCAATTACGTTAATGGGCACACCCTCGCCGTCGACGGCGGCTTTTTAGCACGATAG
- a CDS encoding DUF1989 domain-containing protein, with protein sequence MRQTIQPRSGTAFTIKKGERLKVIDPEGEQVADIYAFNEHDKTEFLSSGRTLDYNESIRFKTGSKLYSNLSEVMFEIIEDKVEDHDFLLTPCSVDTFRHFYPDEEPVPGCYGNLVAAFAEFDIPAHHVGTTFNTFMNVDISDSGKIAVLPPKSQAGDFTVFEAKMDMIVGLTACSAGESNNFRYKPIQFEILPAQTV encoded by the coding sequence ATGAGACAAACAATACAACCTAGAAGCGGCACAGCATTTACGATTAAAAAAGGGGAAAGATTAAAAGTTATCGACCCCGAGGGTGAACAAGTGGCCGATATTTATGCGTTTAACGAACACGACAAAACCGAGTTTCTGTCATCAGGCAGAACCCTGGATTACAACGAAAGCATTCGCTTTAAAACCGGCAGCAAGCTTTACTCCAACTTAAGTGAAGTCATGTTTGAAATAATCGAAGACAAAGTGGAAGATCATGACTTCTTGCTCACGCCATGCAGTGTGGACACATTTAGACACTTTTATCCTGACGAAGAACCCGTCCCTGGCTGCTACGGCAATCTTGTTGCCGCCTTCGCGGAATTTGATATTCCTGCTCACCATGTAGGCACAACGTTCAATACCTTTATGAATGTGGATATTAGCGACAGCGGAAAAATTGCGGTTCTGCCGCCAAAAAGCCAAGCCGGTGACTTTACCGTATTTGAAGCCAAAATGGACATGATAGTGGGCTTAACCGCCTGTTCTGCTGGCGAGTCAAATAACTTTCGCTATAAACCTATACAATTTGAAATTTTACCAGCCCAGACAGTATAA
- a CDS encoding YHYH protein, with amino-acid sequence MNKKETRYLLGAALLILTLVACGGSDSSSTVDTDTTSASDTDNTQSDTQLGLDPDNFLTDALAQDISTTSCTLSDGTETQCYEIVINGVPSNNEIGPFCPTHIDDDETQGGVWFDGSGELYQLDGEFIVYTKTLYGDDWQLYDETTGEVYVTDTQVACEAAARPDVDPEYQNHCVQCDIEYYNGGVQQTFLIPVTPVALSNPEQVSADIGVALNGVVIAGPAPVSDILAANTIAAFDDCGGHINPVEGYHYHAALGCSDVITSVDGHANLIGYALDGYGIYAMLNSTGEEDYDLDECRGHSDDTRGYHYHAASAAENMFIGCYSGAQGSIEVAQ; translated from the coding sequence ATGAATAAAAAAGAAACTAGGTATTTGCTGGGTGCTGCATTACTTATTCTTACGTTGGTAGCGTGCGGTGGTAGCGATAGTTCAAGTACCGTTGATACAGACACTACGTCTGCATCAGACACGGATAATACACAATCAGACACCCAACTAGGGTTAGATCCTGACAACTTTCTCACAGACGCCTTAGCCCAAGACATAAGCACAACCTCTTGTACCTTATCTGATGGCACAGAGACCCAATGCTACGAAATAGTCATCAATGGCGTACCTTCAAATAATGAAATAGGGCCATTTTGCCCTACACATATTGATGATGACGAAACACAAGGGGGGGTATGGTTTGACGGAAGCGGCGAGCTGTATCAACTCGATGGTGAGTTTATTGTGTATACCAAAACGCTCTACGGAGATGATTGGCAGCTATATGACGAGACCACTGGTGAGGTATATGTAACAGACACCCAAGTCGCCTGTGAAGCAGCAGCGCGACCCGATGTAGATCCCGAGTATCAAAATCACTGTGTGCAATGCGATATCGAATACTATAACGGGGGGGTTCAGCAAACTTTTCTTATCCCCGTTACTCCAGTAGCGTTATCCAACCCAGAACAAGTCAGTGCTGATATAGGTGTAGCACTCAACGGTGTTGTTATCGCGGGCCCCGCGCCTGTTAGCGACATTCTCGCCGCCAACACCATTGCCGCTTTTGACGATTGCGGCGGGCATATAAACCCGGTGGAAGGCTATCATTACCATGCAGCATTAGGCTGTAGTGATGTCATTACCTCAGTAGACGGCCACGCAAACCTCATTGGTTATGCGTTAGACGGGTATGGCATTTATGCCATGTTGAATTCAACAGGCGAAGAAGATTACGATCTTGACGAATGTAGAGGTCATAGCGACGACACGAGAGGTTATCATTATCATGCTGCAAGTGCGGCTGAAAATATGTTTATCGGCTGTTACAGTGGAGCGCAGGGAAGTATAGAGGTAGCGCAGTGA
- a CDS encoding TRAP transporter small permease, which produces MTIIKFIDKTLAAALVVAMTCILLTVIWQIVSRYLLQDPAAATEELSRFFLIWIGILGAAYAYKQRAHLGFNLIVERRSFAIKRILLTLVECVVIYFCVLVMVYGGSELVMLTLELNQISAALGVKMGHIYLVLPLSGLLIIGYSLVNIATLWSQPQTSTQ; this is translated from the coding sequence ATGACAATAATAAAATTCATCGATAAAACCTTGGCCGCAGCACTCGTTGTCGCAATGACCTGTATTTTACTGACGGTTATTTGGCAAATTGTCTCTCGCTATCTACTTCAAGATCCCGCAGCGGCAACCGAAGAGCTCTCTCGATTTTTCCTCATCTGGATAGGAATTCTAGGCGCCGCTTACGCCTATAAACAGCGCGCTCACCTTGGGTTTAACCTCATCGTAGAGCGCCGTTCTTTTGCTATTAAACGAATTCTACTTACCCTCGTTGAGTGTGTTGTTATTTACTTCTGTGTGCTTGTCATGGTTTATGGCGGCTCAGAATTAGTCATGCTAACCCTTGAGCTCAACCAGATATCAGCAGCGCTAGGCGTCAAAATGGGACATATCTATCTCGTCCTTCCTCTATCAGGGCTACTGATTATTGGCTATAGCCTTGTCAACATTGCCACCCTGTGGTCTCAACCTCAAACGAGTACGCAATAA
- the kduI gene encoding 5-dehydro-4-deoxy-D-glucuronate isomerase, translating to MNNKIDCRYAIGKKEANAYNTNELREAFLAESLMTPGKVVWIYTHYERFMLGSAVPTTTPLTLETIEDQLKMPFFTARREVGVINIGGPGTVEVAGVSYDLGNEEALYIGKGNDNVVFSSKDANNPAKYYLNSAPAHHSYPCKKIGELEANVLNLGSQSTSNERDIKQLIINSVVDTCQLQMGLTRLKNGSVWNTMPAHQHDRRNEVYFYFDLGDDKRVCHFMGEPHETRHLFVANEQAVISPPWSIHCGVGTGSYAFIWGMAGENLDYDDMDKFPPSALR from the coding sequence ATGAACAACAAAATTGATTGTCGTTATGCTATTGGAAAGAAAGAGGCCAACGCCTACAACACCAATGAGCTAAGAGAGGCGTTTTTAGCAGAAAGCTTAATGACGCCGGGAAAAGTGGTATGGATTTACACTCATTACGAGCGCTTTATGCTAGGAAGTGCGGTGCCAACCACCACCCCGCTGACACTAGAGACCATTGAAGACCAGTTAAAAATGCCCTTCTTTACCGCGCGTAGAGAGGTGGGTGTTATTAATATCGGAGGTCCAGGCACTGTTGAAGTCGCGGGTGTCAGCTACGATTTAGGCAATGAAGAAGCGCTTTATATCGGAAAAGGCAACGATAACGTCGTTTTCTCCTCTAAAGATGCGAATAACCCAGCAAAGTATTATCTTAATTCTGCCCCTGCACATCACAGCTACCCATGTAAAAAAATTGGAGAGCTAGAGGCAAATGTGCTGAATTTGGGCAGCCAAAGCACCTCCAATGAAAGAGACATTAAACAGCTCATCATTAATTCGGTGGTTGATACTTGCCAACTCCAAATGGGGCTCACTCGCCTGAAAAATGGGTCGGTATGGAATACCATGCCTGCTCACCAGCACGACAGACGTAACGAGGTTTACTTCTATTTTGATTTAGGCGATGACAAACGCGTTTGTCACTTCATGGGCGAACCCCACGAAACCCGCCACCTTTTTGTGGCAAATGAGCAAGCCGTGATTTCACCTCCTTGGTCGATACACTGTGGCGTAGGCACAGGAAGTTACGCCTTTATCTGGGGAATGGCTGGCGAAAACCTAGACTACGACGATATGGATAAATTTCCACCTTCGGCTCTTCGTTAA